A DNA window from Bos mutus isolate GX-2022 chromosome 11, NWIPB_WYAK_1.1, whole genome shotgun sequence contains the following coding sequences:
- the EGR4 gene encoding early growth response protein 4: MLHLSEFSGPDALLVKSTEGCCSEPSTDLTRLPARDPPAATGYPAAGDFLSWALSSCGAGEYLTDSCLLEGPAPTPPPGLGYSGSFFIQAVPEHPHDPEALFNLMSGILGLTPFPGAEAAASRSPLDASFPAGSDALLPGPPDLFSPDPGAAAFPEAFWEASPSAGAPSQCLYEPHLSPPDVKPGLRAPPASPALDTASAFKGPYSPWELLSAGAPGSCGSQGGYQAAPEARFPTMGAKIEDLLSISCPAELPGGPASRLYTMGTYDAFPLAPGDLGEGAESLPGLLTPPSGEGGSSGEGGEFLDGTQPELSPLGLRSATADFPKPLVADIPGSSTVPEPPVPPPAPFPPAKARRKGRRGGKCSARCFCPRPHAKAFACPVESCVRSFARSDELNRHLRIHTGHKPFQCRICLRNFSRSDHLTTHVRTHTGEKPFACDVCGRRFARSDEKKRHSKVHLKQKARAEERLKGLGFYSLGLSFAAL, translated from the exons ATGCTCCACCTTAGCGAGTTTTCCGGCCCCGACGCGCTCCTAGTAAAGTCTACCGAGGGCTGTTGCTCTGAACCCAGTACCGACCTAACCCGGCTGCCCGCCAGGGACCCACCCGCAGCCACTGGCTATCCGGCAG CAGGTGATTTCTTGAGCTGGGCCTTGAGCAGCTGTGGCGCCGGGGAGTACTTAACCGACTCCTGCCTCCTGGAGGGGCCTGCGCCCACGCCTCCCCCTGGCCTCGGCTACAGTGGTAGCTTCTTCATCCAGGCAGTACCCGAACACCCGCACGATCCAGAAGCACTCTTCAACCTCATGTCGGGCATCCTAGGCCTGACACCTTTCCCCGGCGCTGAGGCGGCAGCATCCCGGTCTCCTCTGGACGCCTCTTTTCCCGCAGGCTCCGACGCCTTGCTGCCAGGTCCGCCAGACCTTTTCTCCCCGGATCCGGGCGCTGCTGCTTTCCCAGAGGCGTTCTGGGAGGCCTCGCCCTCGGCAGGCGCCCCCTCACAGTGCCTGTATGAGCCTCATCTCTCCCCACCCGACGTCAAGCCAGGCCTCCGGGCTCCTCCGGCTTCCCCTGCTCTGGACACTGCCTCGGCCTTCAAAGGTCCGTACTCTCCATGGGAGCTGCTCTCAGCCGGGGCTCCAGGGAGCTGTGGGTCACAAGGAGGCTACCAGGCCGCCCCGGAGGCCCGTTTCCCCACGATGGGGGCCAAGATTGAAGACCTGCTGTCCATCAGCTGCCCCGCGGAGCTGCCGGGTGGCCCTGCCAGCAGACTCTACACCATGGGGACCTACGATGCTTTCCCGCTGGCCCCGGGTGACTTAGGAGAAGGAGCCGAGAGCCTCCCGGGGCTCCTGACCCCTCctagtggggagggagggagtagCGGCGAAGGCGGAGAGTTTCTAGATGGTACGCAGCCTGAGCTTTCCCCGCTGGGCCTTCGCAGCGCCACGGCGGACTTCCCGAAACCTCTGGTGGCGGACATCCCCGGGAGCAGCACTGTGCCCGAACCTCCTGTCCCGCCGCCGGCCCCGTTCCCCCCAGCCAAGGCGCGACGCAAGGGGCGCCGGGGCGGCAAGTGCAGCGCACGCTGCTTCTGCCCTCGGCCGCATGCAAAGGCGTTTGCTTGCCCGGTGGAGAGCTGTGTGCGCAGTTTCGCGCGCTCCGACGAGCTCAACCGCCACCTGCGCATCCACACGGGCCACAAGCCCTTCCAGTGCCGCATCTGCCTCCGCAACTTCAGCCGCAGCGACCACCTTACCACACACGTGCGCACgcacacgggcgagaagccctTTGCCTGCGACGTGTGCGGCCGCCGCTTCGCGCGCAGCGACGAGAAGAAACGGCACAGCAAGGTGCACCTCAAGCAGAAGGCGCGCGCCGAGGAGCGGCTCAAGGGCCTCGGCTTTTATTCGTTGGGCCTCTCCTTCGCAGCCCTGTGA